In Streptomyces sp. NBC_00433, a single genomic region encodes these proteins:
- a CDS encoding GuaB3 family IMP dehydrogenase-related protein produces MTEIEIGRGKRGRRAYSFDDIAVVPSRRTRDPKEVSIAWQIDAYRFELPFLAAPMDSVVSPETAIRIGNLGGLGVLNLEGLWTRYDDPESLLAEIAELDDGRATARLQEIYRAPIREELIGQRIKEVRDAGVVTAAALSPQRTAQFSKAVVDAGVDLFVIRGTTVSAEHVSGSHEPLNLKQFIYELDVPVIVGGCATYTAALHLMRTGAAGVLVGFGGGAAHTTRNVLGIQVPMATAVADVAAARRDYMDESGGRYAHVIADGGFGASGDLPKAIACGADAVMMGSPLARATDAPGRGFHWGMEAVNPELPRGKRMNLGTAGTTEEILLGPSHAPDGSMNFFGALRRSMATTGYSDLKEFQRVEVTVSPTHHR; encoded by the coding sequence GTGACAGAGATCGAGATCGGTCGGGGCAAGCGAGGCCGCAGGGCATATTCGTTCGACGACATCGCCGTGGTGCCGAGCCGCCGCACCCGGGACCCGAAAGAAGTCTCGATCGCCTGGCAGATCGACGCCTACCGCTTCGAGCTGCCCTTCCTGGCGGCCCCGATGGACTCCGTCGTGTCGCCGGAGACGGCGATCAGGATCGGCAACCTCGGCGGGCTCGGGGTGCTGAACCTGGAAGGGCTGTGGACCAGGTACGACGACCCCGAGTCGCTGCTCGCGGAGATCGCCGAGCTGGACGACGGGCGGGCGACCGCGCGGCTCCAGGAGATCTACAGGGCGCCGATCCGCGAGGAGCTGATCGGGCAGCGGATCAAGGAGGTGCGGGACGCCGGGGTCGTGACGGCGGCCGCGCTCTCGCCGCAGCGGACCGCGCAGTTCTCCAAGGCCGTGGTGGACGCCGGGGTCGACCTGTTCGTGATCCGGGGCACCACGGTGTCGGCGGAGCACGTGAGCGGGTCGCACGAGCCGCTGAACCTGAAGCAGTTCATCTACGAGCTGGACGTGCCGGTCATCGTCGGCGGCTGCGCCACGTACACGGCGGCGCTGCACCTGATGCGGACCGGCGCGGCCGGTGTGCTGGTCGGCTTCGGCGGCGGGGCCGCGCACACCACGCGCAACGTGCTGGGCATCCAGGTGCCGATGGCCACCGCGGTGGCCGACGTGGCGGCGGCCCGCAGGGACTACATGGACGAGTCCGGCGGCCGCTACGCGCACGTCATCGCGGACGGCGGCTTCGGCGCCAGCGGCGACCTGCCGAAGGCGATCGCCTGCGGGGCCGACGCGGTCATGATGGGCTCGCCGCTGGCCCGCGCGACCGACGCGCCCGGCCGCGGTTTCCACTGGGGTATGGAGGCCGTCAACCCCGAGCTGCCGCGCGGCAAGCGGATGAACCTGGGGACGGCGGGCACGACCGAGGAGATCCTGCTCGGCCCCTCGCACGCCCCGGACGGCTCGATGAACTTCTTCGGCGCGCTGCGCCGCTCGATGGCCACGACCGGCTATTCGGACCTGAAGGAATTCCAGCGGGTCGAGGTCACGGTCTCGCCGACGCACCACCGCTGA
- the guaB gene encoding IMP dehydrogenase: MTLNADGVAEKFAALGLTYDDVLLLPGASEVLPNEVDTSSLISRNVKVNIPLLSAAMDKVTEARMAIAMARQGGVGVLHRNLSIEDQVNQVDLVKRSESGMVTDPITVRPDATLGEADALCAKFRISGVPVTDGTGRLLGIVTNRDMAFESDRARQVREVMTPMPLVTGKVGISGVDAMALLRRHKIEKLPLVDDEGRLRGLITVKDFVKAEQYPHAAKDSEGRLVVGAAVGAGPEALDRAQALVGVGVDFLVVDTSHGHNSNALNWMSKIKSSVGIDVVGGNVATRDGARALIDAGVDGVKVGVGPGSICTTRVVAGIGVPQVTAIYEAAQACIDAGVPVIGDGGLQYSGDIGKALAAGASSVMLGSLLAGCEESPGELLFINGKQFKSYRGMGSLGAMQSRGQGRSYSKDRYFQAEVSSDDKLVPEGIEGQVPYRGPLSAVLHQLVGGLRQTMGYVGAATVSEMESKGRFVRITAAGLKESHPHDIQMTVEAPNYHG, from the coding sequence ATGACGCTGAACGCCGACGGAGTAGCCGAGAAATTCGCCGCGCTCGGGTTGACCTATGACGATGTGCTGCTGCTGCCAGGCGCTTCCGAGGTGCTGCCCAACGAGGTGGACACCTCGTCGCTCATCTCGCGCAACGTCAAGGTCAACATCCCGCTGCTGTCCGCCGCGATGGACAAGGTCACCGAGGCCAGGATGGCCATCGCCATGGCCCGGCAGGGCGGCGTCGGCGTGCTGCACCGCAACCTGTCGATCGAGGACCAGGTCAACCAGGTCGACCTGGTCAAGCGCTCCGAGTCCGGCATGGTCACCGACCCGATCACCGTCCGCCCCGACGCCACGCTCGGCGAGGCGGACGCGCTCTGCGCGAAGTTCCGGATCAGCGGTGTGCCGGTCACCGACGGGACCGGGCGGCTGCTCGGCATCGTCACCAACCGCGACATGGCCTTCGAGTCCGACCGGGCACGCCAGGTGCGCGAGGTCATGACCCCGATGCCACTGGTCACCGGCAAGGTCGGCATCTCCGGTGTGGACGCGATGGCGCTGCTGCGCCGCCACAAGATCGAGAAGCTGCCGCTGGTGGACGACGAGGGCAGGCTGCGCGGCCTGATCACCGTCAAGGACTTCGTCAAGGCCGAGCAGTATCCGCACGCCGCCAAGGACTCCGAGGGCCGGCTCGTCGTCGGCGCCGCGGTCGGCGCGGGACCCGAGGCCCTCGACCGCGCGCAGGCGCTGGTCGGCGTGGGCGTGGACTTCCTGGTCGTCGACACCTCGCACGGCCACAACAGCAACGCGCTCAACTGGATGTCCAAGATCAAGTCCAGCGTCGGCATCGACGTGGTCGGCGGCAACGTCGCCACCCGCGACGGCGCCCGCGCGCTCATCGACGCCGGCGTGGACGGCGTCAAGGTCGGCGTCGGCCCCGGCTCGATCTGCACCACCCGGGTCGTCGCCGGCATCGGCGTCCCCCAGGTCACCGCGATCTACGAGGCCGCGCAGGCCTGCATCGACGCGGGCGTCCCGGTCATCGGCGACGGCGGCCTGCAGTATTCCGGCGACATCGGCAAGGCGCTGGCCGCGGGCGCGAGCAGCGTCATGCTCGGCAGCCTGCTCGCCGGCTGCGAGGAATCCCCCGGCGAGCTGCTCTTCATCAACGGCAAGCAGTTCAAGTCCTACCGCGGCATGGGTTCGCTCGGCGCGATGCAGTCTCGCGGGCAGGGCCGCTCGTACTCCAAGGACCGCTACTTCCAGGCCGAGGTCTCCTCCGACGACAAGCTCGTGCCCGAGGGCATCGAGGGCCAGGTGCCGTATCGCGGGCCGCTGTCCGCCGTCCTCCACCAGCTCGTCGGCGGGCTCCGCCAGACGATGGGCTACGTCGGTGCCGCCACCGTCTCCGAGATGGAGTCGAAGGGGCGGTTCGTCCGCATCACCGCCGCCGGGCTCAAGGAGTCCCACCCCCACGACATCCAGATGACCGTCGAGGCCCCCAACTACCACGGCTAG
- a CDS encoding sigma-70 family RNA polymerase sigma factor has product MTEPAADSAAASATAAHNASVQKYGRDATESPAARHHGWMRDDDTPAIGALVRRAVDGDERATHDLLAHVHPLAERYCRTKLSRLPGDARHFVDDLAQEVCLAVLCALPRYRDLGRPFEAFVVSIAAHKVADLQRAAMRHPGSTAVPSDEMPEKPDDSLGPEERALLNSDAAWAKELLDRLPGHLRELVLLRVAVGLSAEETGQVLGMSPGAVRVAQHRALSRLRAIAEESAAAHSASAGGLSA; this is encoded by the coding sequence ATGACCGAGCCAGCCGCGGACTCCGCCGCGGCCTCGGCCACGGCGGCTCATAACGCTTCGGTGCAGAAGTACGGCCGCGATGCGACGGAAAGTCCGGCGGCGAGGCACCATGGGTGGATGCGCGACGACGACACTCCGGCGATCGGTGCCCTCGTTCGTCGCGCCGTCGACGGCGACGAGCGGGCGACCCACGATCTGCTGGCCCATGTGCACCCGCTGGCCGAGCGCTACTGCCGCACCAAGCTGTCCCGGCTGCCGGGTGACGCGCGGCACTTCGTGGACGACCTCGCCCAGGAGGTCTGCCTCGCCGTGCTGTGCGCACTGCCGCGCTACCGCGACCTGGGGCGGCCCTTCGAGGCCTTCGTGGTGTCCATCGCCGCCCACAAGGTCGCCGACCTGCAACGGGCCGCGATGCGCCACCCGGGCAGCACCGCGGTCCCCTCCGACGAGATGCCGGAGAAGCCCGACGACTCGCTCGGCCCCGAGGAGCGCGCGCTGCTCAACAGCGACGCCGCCTGGGCCAAGGAACTGCTCGACCGGCTGCCGGGGCACCTGCGGGAGCTGGTGCTGCTGCGGGTCGCGGTCGGGCTGAGCGCCGAGGAGACCGGCCAGGTGCTCGGCATGTCGCCCGGAGCCGTCCGGGTGGCCCAGCACCGCGCGCTCAGCAGGCTGCGGGCCATCGCCGAGGAGTCGGCCGCCGCGCATTCGGCGAGCGCGGGCGGGCTGAGCGCCTAG
- a CDS encoding response regulator transcription factor, producing MTSVLVCDDSPLAREALRRAVATVPGVERVTTAANGEEVLRRWGADRSDLILMDVRMPGLGGVETVRRLLSADPGARIIMLTVAEDLDGVALAVAAGARGYLHKDASRAELRATVTQALADPTWRLAPRRLRSAEMGAAPTLTAREIQVLEGMSHGRSNAEIGRELFLSEDTVKTHARRLFKKLGASDRAHAVALGFRWGLVR from the coding sequence ATGACTTCCGTCCTCGTCTGCGACGACTCCCCGCTCGCCCGAGAGGCCCTGCGCCGCGCGGTGGCGACCGTGCCCGGCGTCGAGCGCGTAACCACCGCGGCCAACGGTGAGGAAGTGCTCCGCCGCTGGGGGGCCGACCGGTCCGACCTCATCCTGATGGACGTCAGGATGCCCGGCCTCGGCGGTGTCGAGACCGTACGGCGGCTGCTGTCCGCCGACCCCGGCGCCCGCATCATCATGCTCACCGTCGCCGAGGACCTGGACGGCGTGGCCCTGGCGGTCGCCGCCGGCGCCCGCGGCTACCTGCACAAGGACGCCTCGCGCGCCGAACTGCGGGCCACCGTCACCCAGGCGCTCGCCGACCCGACCTGGCGGCTCGCGCCGCGCCGGCTGCGGTCCGCCGAGATGGGCGCCGCGCCCACCCTGACCGCCCGCGAGATCCAGGTGCTCGAAGGGATGAGCCACGGACGGTCCAACGCCGAGATCGGCCGCGAGCTGTTCCTCTCCGAGGACACCGTCAAGACGCACGCGCGGCGGCTGTTCAAGAAGCTTGGCGCCTCCGACCGGGCCCACGCGGTGGCTCTCGGCTTCCGCTGGGGCCTGGTCCGCTGA
- a CDS encoding WhiB family transcriptional regulator → MADFSRLPGPNADLWDWQLVAACRGVDSSLFFHPEGERGAARSAREAAAKEVCMRCPVRAECATHALAVREPYGVWGGLTEDEREEMMGRSRHRELSPQN, encoded by the coding sequence ATGGCAGACTTCTCCCGCCTTCCCGGCCCGAACGCCGATCTCTGGGACTGGCAGCTGGTGGCTGCCTGCCGAGGCGTCGACAGCTCGCTGTTCTTCCACCCCGAGGGCGAACGCGGCGCGGCACGCAGCGCGCGCGAGGCCGCGGCCAAGGAGGTGTGCATGCGCTGCCCCGTGCGGGCCGAATGCGCCACCCACGCCCTGGCCGTACGCGAGCCGTACGGCGTCTGGGGCGGGCTCACCGAGGACGAACGCGAGGAGATGATGGGGCGGTCGAGGCACCGGGAGCTCAGTCCGCAGAACTAG
- a CDS encoding LysR family transcriptional regulator translates to MIEARHLRVLRAVARGGSFSAAARALGCTQPAVSQQMKALEASAGTPLLVRGPREMRLTQAGEALVRHADGILAGLTAAEEEVAAIAGLRAGRVRLASFPSGTPTLVPGAVAEMRERHPGTEVSLVEAEPPGSVDMLRAGDCDITLAFRYPDLPTPAEESWADLVVRPLLADRLVCVVPQGHRLAGGAGAVDLAELAGERWIAGCPRCRRHLVEMCEREGFTPRIDFATDDYPAVIGLVGAGLGVAVLPRLALESLRSRGVAVITLRPAVEREVVALTLPDLAHVPAVDMMLARLARAALRRGS, encoded by the coding sequence GTGATCGAGGCACGGCACCTGAGAGTGCTGCGGGCGGTGGCGCGGGGCGGCTCGTTCTCCGCCGCGGCCCGCGCGCTGGGCTGTACGCAGCCGGCGGTCAGCCAGCAGATGAAGGCGCTGGAGGCGTCGGCGGGCACCCCGCTGCTGGTGCGCGGGCCGCGCGAGATGCGGCTGACACAGGCCGGCGAGGCGCTGGTGCGGCATGCCGACGGGATCCTGGCCGGGCTGACGGCCGCCGAGGAGGAGGTCGCCGCGATCGCCGGGCTGCGGGCCGGCCGCGTACGGCTGGCGTCCTTCCCGTCGGGGACGCCGACGCTGGTGCCCGGCGCGGTCGCCGAGATGCGCGAGCGGCACCCGGGCACGGAGGTCTCGCTGGTGGAGGCCGAGCCGCCGGGGTCCGTGGACATGCTGCGGGCCGGGGACTGCGACATCACGCTGGCCTTCCGCTATCCGGACCTGCCGACGCCGGCCGAGGAGTCCTGGGCGGACCTGGTCGTACGCCCGCTGCTGGCCGACCGGCTGGTCTGCGTGGTGCCGCAGGGGCACCGGCTGGCGGGCGGCGCGGGGGCGGTGGACCTGGCCGAGCTGGCGGGGGAGCGCTGGATCGCCGGCTGCCCTCGCTGCCGGCGGCACCTGGTGGAGATGTGCGAGCGGGAGGGCTTCACGCCCCGGATCGACTTCGCGACCGACGACTACCCGGCGGTGATCGGCCTGGTCGGAGCGGGGCTCGGCGTGGCGGTCCTGCCGCGCCTTGCGCTGGAGTCGCTGCGCTCGCGCGGCGTCGCGGTGATCACCTTGCGTCCGGCGGTCGAGCGCGAGGTCGTGGCCCTGACCCTGCCCGACCTCGCCCACGTCCCGGCGGTGGACATGATGCTGGCCCGCCTGGCGCGCGCGGCGCTGCGGCGGGGTTCATGA
- a CDS encoding aminotransferase class V-fold PLP-dependent enzyme, whose translation MSAHAPAALATAFSGLAAAEYPDVPPGRLNAATHAPAPARTIAALRRALDAWAAGRPDTDGYETAVAEARASFARLTGAPTSQVALAGTVAGAVGLIAAALPAGAEVIAYQEDFSSLVHPFAARPDLRLRLVPLQDIADAVRPGTALVAVSAAQSADGRIADLPAIRAAAAAHGARTLVDATQAIGWLPLDATDHDYVVCHGYKWLVSPHGACFLTVRAGAESSLSPAFTGWYGGDDPWGSCYGPIADLAPGARRFDARPAYLAYVGAAASLSLIEELGVDAIHAHDTALADRLRSGFTALGYSPVAGDSAIVAIPGVPAAVEHRLREAGLAFASRAGNLRFAPHFYNTPADVDLALSLAA comes from the coding sequence ATGAGCGCCCACGCACCAGCCGCCCTCGCCACCGCCTTCAGCGGTCTGGCGGCCGCCGAATACCCCGACGTCCCGCCCGGCCGGCTCAACGCGGCCACCCACGCGCCCGCCCCGGCCCGTACGATCGCCGCCCTGCGCCGCGCCCTGGACGCGTGGGCCGCCGGGCGGCCCGACACCGACGGCTACGAGACCGCCGTCGCCGAGGCCCGCGCCTCCTTCGCCCGCCTCACCGGGGCACCGACCTCCCAGGTCGCCCTGGCGGGCACCGTCGCCGGCGCCGTCGGCCTCATCGCGGCCGCGCTCCCGGCGGGCGCCGAAGTCATCGCCTACCAGGAGGACTTCAGCTCCCTGGTCCACCCCTTCGCCGCCCGGCCCGACCTGCGGCTGCGGCTCGTCCCGCTCCAGGACATCGCCGACGCGGTGCGGCCGGGCACCGCGCTGGTCGCCGTCAGCGCCGCGCAGTCCGCCGACGGGCGGATCGCGGACCTCCCGGCGATCCGCGCCGCGGCCGCCGCGCACGGCGCGCGCACCCTGGTGGACGCCACCCAGGCCATCGGCTGGCTGCCGCTGGACGCCACGGACCACGACTACGTCGTCTGCCACGGCTACAAGTGGCTCGTCTCACCACACGGGGCGTGCTTCCTCACCGTCCGCGCCGGCGCGGAGTCCTCCCTGTCGCCCGCCTTCACCGGCTGGTACGGGGGCGACGACCCGTGGGGTTCCTGCTACGGCCCCATCGCCGATCTCGCGCCCGGCGCCAGGCGCTTCGACGCGCGCCCCGCCTACCTGGCCTACGTGGGAGCCGCGGCGTCGCTGTCGCTCATCGAGGAGCTGGGCGTGGACGCGATCCACGCGCACGACACCGCCCTCGCGGACCGGCTCCGCTCGGGCTTCACCGCGCTCGGCTACTCCCCCGTCGCCGGCGACTCCGCGATCGTCGCGATCCCGGGTGTCCCCGCCGCCGTCGAGCACCGCCTGCGCGAGGCCGGCCTCGCCTTCGCCTCCCGCGCCGGAAACCTGCGCTTCGCCCCGCACTTCTACAACACACCGGCGGACGTGGACCTCGCCCTCTCGCTGGCGGCCTGA
- a CDS encoding GNAT family N-acetyltransferase, with amino-acid sequence MNSAETLALFDDQLRRNAPPESPTTRIDSDAGVVRQVGAGVHEWCGVLWSDLDEGTADAAVAAQLEWLRGPEAAGREFEWKTYSHDRPADLGERLRAAGFEPEDPETLMVAEIDEVAALTRGAELPAGVRLEPVVDAAGVHLAADVHEQAFGTSAERLRVRMLDQVRDRADTVSIVLAMAGDVPVCAARMELVPGTAFAGLWGGGTVEEWRGKGIYRALVAHRARIAAAHGYRYLQVDASDDSRPILQRLGFAALSVTTPYLITAPA; translated from the coding sequence ATGAACTCTGCTGAAACCCTCGCCCTGTTCGACGACCAGCTGCGGCGCAACGCGCCGCCGGAGTCGCCGACGACCCGGATCGACAGCGACGCCGGTGTCGTACGGCAGGTGGGGGCCGGCGTCCACGAGTGGTGCGGGGTGCTGTGGTCCGATCTGGACGAGGGCACCGCCGACGCGGCCGTCGCGGCCCAGCTGGAGTGGCTGCGCGGCCCGGAGGCGGCCGGGCGCGAGTTCGAGTGGAAGACGTACTCCCACGACCGGCCGGCGGACCTCGGGGAGCGGCTGCGGGCGGCGGGCTTCGAGCCGGAGGACCCCGAGACGCTGATGGTCGCCGAGATCGACGAGGTCGCCGCGCTGACGCGGGGCGCGGAGCTGCCGGCGGGGGTGCGGTTGGAGCCGGTGGTGGACGCCGCCGGGGTGCACCTGGCCGCGGACGTGCACGAGCAGGCGTTCGGTACGAGCGCGGAGCGGCTGCGGGTGCGGATGCTCGACCAGGTCAGGGACCGTGCGGACACCGTGAGCATCGTGCTGGCGATGGCCGGCGACGTACCGGTGTGCGCGGCGCGGATGGAGCTCGTGCCGGGGACGGCCTTCGCGGGCCTGTGGGGCGGCGGCACCGTCGAGGAGTGGCGCGGAAAGGGGATCTACCGCGCGCTGGTCGCGCACCGGGCGCGTATCGCCGCGGCACACGGGTATCGCTATCTCCAGGTCGACGCCTCGGACGACAGCCGCCCGATCCTGCAACGCCTCGGCTTCGCCGCGCTGAGCGTGACGACGCCGTATCTGATCACGGCACCGGCCTAG
- a CDS encoding MOSC domain-containing protein, with amino-acid sequence MRLLSVNVGRPMPNPWKGLAATGIDKWPAQGPVAVAAPGPKGTGAVGLAGDRVYDVKHHGGDDQAVYAYAREDLDRWEKELGRSLASGCFGENLTTADYDVNAAVIGERWRVGAAGPLLEVSCPRIPCATFAGWLEERGWIERFTARALPGPYLRVIEPGELAAGDTVEVVDRPAHGVTVELAFRALTTEPELLPELLVADALPAEDLRRVRERLARTRP; translated from the coding sequence ATGCGGCTGCTGAGCGTGAACGTCGGCCGTCCCATGCCCAACCCGTGGAAGGGGCTGGCGGCGACGGGCATCGACAAGTGGCCGGCCCAGGGCCCGGTCGCGGTGGCGGCGCCCGGCCCCAAGGGCACCGGGGCGGTGGGGCTGGCCGGCGACCGGGTCTACGACGTCAAGCACCACGGCGGCGACGACCAGGCCGTCTACGCCTACGCCCGGGAGGACCTGGACCGCTGGGAGAAGGAGCTGGGCCGCAGCCTGGCCAGCGGCTGCTTCGGCGAGAACCTGACGACCGCGGACTACGACGTCAATGCCGCGGTGATCGGCGAGCGGTGGCGGGTGGGTGCGGCCGGGCCGCTGCTGGAGGTCTCCTGCCCGCGCATACCGTGCGCCACCTTCGCCGGGTGGCTGGAGGAGCGCGGCTGGATCGAGCGCTTCACCGCCCGCGCCCTGCCCGGCCCGTATCTGCGGGTCATCGAGCCCGGCGAGCTGGCCGCGGGCGACACGGTGGAGGTCGTCGACCGCCCGGCGCACGGCGTGACCGTCGAGCTGGCCTTCCGCGCGCTGACCACGGAGCCCGAACTGCTCCCCGAGCTGCTGGTCGCGGACGCGCTGCCCGCGGAGGACCTGCGGCGGGTCAGGGAGCGGCTCGCACGCACCCGGCCCTGA
- a CDS encoding SDR family oxidoreductase — MTTSLITGATAGIGAAFARRLAGDKHDLVLVARDGVRLGDSAAELRERYGVGVEVLQADLATDGGISAVESRLRDTGLPAVDVLVNNAGFGNRGRFLDAPMSDELRMLTLHCEAVLRLTAAAAEGMRDRGRGSVINVASVAAFMPRGTYAASKAWVVRFTEGAALDLRGSGIRFLALCPGFVRTEFHERAGMNAERLPGWAWLDADKVVSAALRDLARGRVVSVPDARYKTAVGFARHVPSRLFGAISAGAGRKYDPKP, encoded by the coding sequence ATGACGACTTCCCTCATCACGGGTGCGACGGCGGGTATCGGCGCGGCCTTCGCGCGGCGGCTGGCGGGCGACAAGCACGACCTGGTGCTCGTCGCCCGGGACGGCGTACGGCTCGGCGACAGCGCCGCCGAGCTGCGCGAGCGCTACGGCGTCGGGGTCGAGGTGCTGCAGGCCGACCTCGCGACCGACGGCGGCATCTCCGCGGTCGAGTCCCGGCTGCGGGACACCGGCCTGCCCGCGGTCGACGTCCTGGTCAACAACGCGGGCTTCGGCAACCGGGGCCGCTTCCTCGACGCGCCGATGTCCGACGAGCTGCGCATGCTCACCCTGCACTGCGAGGCGGTGCTGCGGCTCACCGCCGCCGCGGCCGAGGGCATGCGGGACCGCGGCCGCGGCTCGGTGATCAACGTCGCCTCGGTCGCGGCGTTCATGCCTCGCGGCACGTACGCGGCGAGCAAGGCGTGGGTCGTCCGCTTCACCGAGGGCGCCGCCCTCGACCTGCGCGGGTCCGGCATCCGCTTCCTCGCCCTGTGCCCCGGCTTCGTCCGCACCGAATTCCACGAGCGGGCGGGCATGAACGCGGAACGCCTTCCAGGCTGGGCTTGGCTCGACGCGGACAAGGTCGTGTCCGCGGCTCTCCGCGACCTTGCCAGGGGGCGGGTCGTCAGCGTGCCCGACGCCCGGTACAAGACGGCCGTCGGGTTTGCCCGGCACGTCCCGTCCCGGCTCTTCGGGGCCATTTCCGCCGGCGCGGGGCGCAAGTACGACCCGAAGCCTTGA
- a CDS encoding SAM-dependent methyltransferase, with product MTNDQTGGPLIDTSLPHSARMYDYWLGGSNNFAADRAMGLAIEQAIPGIKAMAMENRRFLGRAVRYMAGEAGIRQFLDIGTGIPADGDTASVAGIVAPESRVVCVDNDPIVQAHAHDVLNDKPGAGRTVYLEADLRKPGEILASPLLRETLDLGRPVGLLLVAILMLVRDEQDPWGAVAAFLDALPSGSHVAISHPTQDFDPEAMASVARAAEEGHMTLVPRDRSDVLRFFGDWDLIPPGLVPVMAWHPESPLTEDERSAYYWAGVARKP from the coding sequence ATGACGAACGATCAGACCGGCGGGCCCCTCATCGACACGAGCCTTCCGCACTCGGCGCGGATGTACGACTACTGGCTCGGCGGCAGCAACAACTTCGCCGCCGACCGCGCGATGGGGCTGGCCATCGAGCAGGCCATACCCGGCATCAAGGCGATGGCCATGGAGAACCGCAGATTCCTCGGCCGCGCGGTGCGGTACATGGCGGGGGAGGCCGGCATCCGGCAGTTCCTCGACATCGGCACGGGTATCCCCGCGGACGGCGACACCGCGTCGGTGGCCGGCATCGTCGCCCCCGAGAGCCGGGTGGTGTGCGTCGACAACGACCCCATCGTGCAGGCGCACGCCCACGACGTCCTCAACGACAAGCCCGGCGCCGGCCGCACGGTCTACCTCGAAGCGGATCTGCGCAAGCCGGGCGAGATCCTGGCCTCACCCCTGCTGCGGGAGACCCTCGACCTCGGCCGGCCGGTCGGGCTGCTGCTCGTCGCGATCCTGATGCTCGTCCGCGACGAGCAGGACCCCTGGGGCGCGGTCGCCGCCTTCCTCGACGCGCTGCCCTCCGGCAGCCATGTGGCCATCAGCCACCCCACCCAGGACTTCGACCCCGAGGCCATGGCGTCCGTCGCCCGCGCCGCGGAAGAGGGCCACATGACCCTCGTCCCCCGCGACCGCTCCGACGTCCTGCGCTTCTTCGGCGACTGGGACCTGATCCCCCCGGGCCTCGTCCCCGTCATGGCCTGGCACCCCGAATCCCCCCTCACCGAAGACGAACGCTCCGCCTACTACTGGGCAGGCGTAGCCCGCAAACCCTGA